A stretch of DNA from Coccidioides posadasii str. Silveira chromosome 1, complete sequence:
ATACCCAGGgtaaattattattataattaCTGCGTAGAGCGAAAATACCTCCGTAGACATGCATATTACCTTTGGCCGCATTGCCTCTGGTCGCACTGTAAACCAGCATTTCGGTGAGCTGCATTCAACCAGCTTTCTCTTATCCCGAGCCTGAGCCGCCTCGGGAACCGGTCAAGGCCGCTTGACCGTGATGAGTCCCCTTTGGCGCCATCTCAGACGCCCAGCTGCTCTGGCTTTCAAAGCCGTCGAGAGCCGTTTGTGCTTCTCACACCTCGCTCGGTCGTCCGAAAGCAATGACGCACCGACAACTTCGAATGCGGCTACCCCCAGACAAAGATAGCGCCTCAGGCTTCACCAAACCAAGTCCACCCATTTCGCCCTGAAATAGGACAATAACCCCCCTTTAACCAACCGAAAGATATTACCTTGAATCAAAACAATCTTTCACTCTCCGGAGGGCCTTTCAGCCATACAAAAGTTCATATATCAAGCGTCACGGTCAACGCCATCAGACACGCGTACGCTGCGACACTCAGCGCCGTCAGGACCACGACCACATTACCACTCGTCCGAAACTTCTTCCTGTTCACACCATCATCGTCAACCTCCGAGAAGAACGACTTGTTCCCCTGCTGCCGGCGGAACAGGCCGACAACCATCACGGCCGCTCCATAGACGGCGAACAGCGCACCTATGCTGTAAAACTCGGCGGTGAAAATCTTCAGCACGACAAGCGCGAAGGAGAACTGGGAGAGGGAGGTACGGATGTACGCTCCTTCGAAAGTGCGTTGTGCGGCGCGGACTTCAACGATTTCCTGCTCGGTGAGGACGACGGAGCGGGCGCGGTGGAGGCGCAGACGGTATCGTTCGCTGGCACGACGCTAGATTGATAGGTGAAATTCCTTGTTAGTTTTCCCCTCCTTCTCATGTACATGTGGATATCAAAAACGACTGG
This window harbors:
- a CDS encoding uncharacterized protein (EggNog:ENOG410PQ17~COG:S~TransMembrane:3 (i40-59o65-83i112-134o)~BUSCO:15929at33183), which translates into the protein MFERRASERYRLRLHRARSVVLTEQEIVEVRAAQRTFEGAYIRTSLSQFSFALVVLKIFTAEFYSIGALFAVYGAAVMVVGLFRRQQGNKSFFSEVDDDGVNRKKFRTSGNVVVVLTALSVAAYACLMALTVTLDI